Proteins found in one Plasmodium malariae genome assembly, chromosome: 13 genomic segment:
- the ARP4a gene encoding actin-related protein, putative — translation MTTNNDVNENLLCGGEDISALVVDLGFSTSKIGHNQEDTPRIFLNSICGECIFEEGVMGINGGANNDNVICSNGIGNAHGSNSSSSSRSGRRERSERSGTVGVPGIGGRGRSRNRGINDLMFPLNLYNRKEHVRVKPLFCRDQYNNVSLNSDVFEKMLEYAIEGVEVQRVYECTDEVIDSIKLGGLNLNFEEHPMLLSESNIHHNKIREEMTEILFEKYNIPALYFAKKAKLTSFSLGRSNSLVIDIGFSSLDINPVYEGYVLQKNSLEYNIGGNYFDKLIYETLKKDHINIIPYFCTSYNKYNMSSDLFKNIHSSYREEAILDIVRYMKETVCRIRVNNDTNLGTRGANATAKSSAIAASSTNVHSSTNTANIINNTSLNANASDLITAAGSANASSNGNIAEEKGNEKTRNYDLNDPLKEEYFELPDGCKINIDKYKYDIGECLFKSIPLENNFKGLPQSIINCILSSDVDIRKDLLHSIIVTGGSSSFPGLIERLYNSLKEKECFTQSIKLKILNMTSYVENKYSSWLGGSILASLGTFQQLWVSKREYLDSGHKLIFDRCF, via the coding sequence atgacAACGAACAATGATGTTAATGAGAATCTGTTATGCGGTGGCGAAGATATATCGGCACTTGTAGTTGATTTGGGGTTCAGTACATCTAAAATAGGACATAATCAAGAAGACACACCaagaatatttttgaataGTATATGTGGAGAGTGTATATTTGAAGAGGGCGTGATGGGTATAAACGGAGGTgcaaataatgataatgttATTTGTAGTAATGGTATTGGTAATGCCCATGGCAGCaatagtagcagtagtagtagaaGTGGAAGAAGGGAAAGAAGCGAAAGGAGTGGTACAGTTGGCGTACCTGGCATTGGTGGAAGAGGCCGCAGTAGAAATAGAGGGATAAATGATCTTATGTTTCCCCTAAATTTGTATAACCGAAAAGAACATGTACGAGTGAAACCCCTATTTTGTCGAGAccaatataataatgtaagtCTTAATAGTGAtgtatttgaaaaaatgttAGAGTATGCTATTGAAGGGGTAGAAGTACAAAGAGTATATGAATGTACAGATGAAGTTATAGATTCTATTAAATTAGGTGggttaaatttaaattttgaagAACATCCAATGTTGTTATCAGAATCAAATATAcatcataataaaataagagaaGAAATGACTGAAATTTTGTTTGAAAAGTATAACATTCCAGCATtatattttgcaaaaaagGCAAAATTGACATCTTTCAGTTTAGGTAGATCAAATTCATTAGTTATTGATATAGGTTTTAGTTCATTAGATATTAATCCAGTATATGAAGGATAtgtattacaaaaaaattctttagAATATAACATAGGTGGTAattattttgataaattaatctatgaaacattaaaaaaagatcATATCAATATTATTCCCTATTTCTGTActagttataataaatataatatgtctTCTGacttatttaaaaacattCATAGTTCATATAGAGAAGAAGCCATATTAGATATCGTTCGTTATATGAAGGAAACTGTTTGTAGAATTCGAGTAAACAATGATACAAACCTTGGTACCAGGGGCGCGAATGCCACTGCTAAAAGCAGTGCTATTGCTGCTAGTAGTACGAATGTACATAGTAGTACTAACACTGCtaacattattaataatacttcTCTCAATGCTAACGCATCTGACCTTATCACGGCTGCGGGAAGTGCCAATGCTTCTTCCAATGGCAATATTGCAGAGGAGAAGGGAAATGAGAAAACGCGGAATTACGATTTGAACGATCCattaaaagaagaatattTCGAACTACCTGATGgatgtaaaattaatatagatAAGTATAAGTATGACATAGGTGAATGTTTGTTTAAGAGTATACctttagaaaataattttaaaggaTTACCGCAGTCCATAATAAATTGCATTTTATCGTCCGATGTTGACATAAGAAAAGATTTGTTACATTCGATAATAGTAACAGGAGGTTCTTCTTCTTTCCCTGGATTGATAGAACGTTTATATAACTCattaaaagagaaagaaTGTTTTACTCAATccattaaattaaaaattttaaatatgacttcatatgtagaaaataaatattcatcaTGGTTAGGTGGCTCTATATTAGCAAGCCTGGGAACGTTCCAACAGTTGTGGGTATCAAAGAGGGAATACCTCGATTCGGGGCACAAGCTTATTTTTGATAGGTGCTTCTGA
- the PmUG01_13036300 gene encoding conserved Plasmodium protein, unknown function, with product MPLKENKKLYRSLIRTLGKLANFFDDNEIWKCFLSNIYRYENEKSDKYNEFLRLYLKNNIHYCPIKSNKRKLRTELINFLRTNLNNDHIFFNIGFTAIRHLGRIQNKVLLYTNDKANDKTNSKTYDHTCKYNNTTAMFDRTRSVWTSEEEKNFFKNNLRVINFNVSSERECEHVDIPYEEHYAKKKKRSSVLKKSVSRKSSKGGEDPTDGVNAEGAAEGVAEGVAEGVAEGVAEGVAEGVAEGVAEGVAEGVAEGVSSRSSSIAKVDSVNSEEKTPRDRSSDDTGGIKDGPEKNAKLNGSTQNSSTQNSAIQSSTIQSSTIQSSTIQSSTIQSSTIRVVLSRSSASQSSAMQSSASQSSASQSSASQSSASQSSASHIVGIPECNLQKRSKSNNIILKRENSKNEIKKGTILIAHPLTSSMLWNKSVILITHKDKNNLVCGLILNKHPIYNNYMGGISNKKEILRILSKLYLKKKEFINNEITNHLGIDKKKSSTIKESGNCNQNITSVHETNRNSEQIRDIYDTHGRAVEGEKVITPPLERSSGCSSNGRARDRNRCGGSDTGSSEPGGDSLILVENKSTVKKEAYLEKELDMEGKKGPRYDKEKSSSDGGSGSGSGSGSGSGSGSGSGSGEDFPTLKDLQEMFLRIQFRSSSKHFMNKRIKKKSNLFVMMDEHLLDIITHYIIKLNKVPLYLRFLPSYNIGSMTDIKSEIKKLQMLNEFYKIYFEKYNKWKVVIINNRIHIFDKEKNKKKLQKTPSKYDIMMKSNSNADVEKLTEEEKERIHRRIQKFKETNKLCVDEEEEDESGEEEGDKLNDKKKIIIKKNNSRIDSCSSSTTNRGKDRGILRRRGGVRDSGYHMYDGKYAKEEVDEEDETGEADETGEADEADEVEESDEADEEEESDEVDDADEVDEVDEVDEMDEANEDGDDGGGSEYEQKGQNRRDEKTDTLQVRAENALEEETTTVLKNKKNFKKLKNELNIKSRKTKSSKISSINKVNINPMNQNYIVRNPVNLFWLGGPLPGLTILHNMKKFSKNIVVNDLIYEGYNEHVDTNLPEQSDSMNIENDKEDIVHLTTDANFMESTNDNNSMCKKTQEWGGKKEDRLIASDRMDSDFVSGTYDGGVYSSTMCSDNGVGSSTARSDGTYSNNIDNLNTYSNNLDSNNLDSNNLNRNELYRNELYRNNLDSNNLDSNNLNRNNLNRNNLNRNNLNRNNLNRNNLDENTPRNGKNVCEKKLIKRFIGKATWELDQLMEEVNNDYWIALNCENKELLSKIIFNSTNDFYNNVTNDSSGTPCSLSYAYKGEHIWEKILASLSNDYENISKIPQTMIDSVLKDFRGADSE from the exons ATGCctttaaaagaaaacaaaaagttGTATCGTTCACTAATAAGAACGTTAGGAAAATTagcaaatttttttgatGACAATGAAATATGGAAATGTTTCttatcaaatatatacagataTGAAAATGAGAAAAGTGACAAGTATAATGAATTCTTAAGACTTTATTTAAAGAACAATATACATTATTGTCCTATCAAGTCTAATAAAAGAAAGTTAAGAACAGaacttattaattttttaaggactaacttaaataatgatcatattttttttaacataggCTTTACAGCCATTCGTCACTTGGGCAGGATTCAAAATAAAGTACTACTATATACAAACGATAAGGCAAATGATAAAACAAATAGTAAGACATATGACcatacatgtaaatataacaatactACAGCTATGTTTGATAGGACAAGAAGTGTATGGACATCCgaagaagaaaagaattttttcaaaaataatttacgaGTAATTAACTTCAATGTGTCCAGTGAACGAGAATGTGAGCATGTTGATATACCATATGAGGAACATTACgcgaagaaaaaaaaaaggtcaTCTGTGTTAAAAAAGAGTGTAAGTAGGAAGAGTAGTAAGGGAGGGGAAGACCCCACGGATGGAGTAAATGCAGAGGGAGCAGCAGAGGGAGTAGCAGAGGGAGTAGCAGAGGGAGTAGCAGAGGGAGTAGCAGAGGGAGTAGCAGAGGGAGTAGCAGAGGGAGTAGCAGAGGGAGTAGCAGAAGGAGTAGCAGAAGGAGTGAGCAGTAGAAGCAGCAGCATTGCAAAGGTTGACAGCGTGAATAGCGAGGAGAAGACTCCACGAGACCGCAGTAGCGACGACACAGGGGGGATAAAAGACGGTCCAGAAAAAAATGCTAAACTTAATGGTTCTACCCAGAATAGTTCTACCCAGAATAGTGCTATTCAGAGTAGTACTATTCAGAGTAGTACTATTCAGAGTAGTACTATCCAGAGTAGTACTATTCAGAGTAGTACTATCAGAGTAGTACTATCCAGA AGTAGTGCTAGCCAGAGTAGTGCTATGCAGAGTAGTGCTAGCCAGAGTAGTGCTAGCCAGAGTAGTGCTAGCCAGAGTAGTGCTAGCCAGAGTAGTGCTAGCCATATTGTGGGAATCCCTGAGTGCAACCTTCAAAAGCGTAGTAAGAGTAACAACATTATTTTGAAACGAGAGAATAGTAagaatgaaattaaaaaaggtaCTATATTAATAGCGCACCCGTTAACCTCAAGTATGTTATGGAATAAGTCGGTAATATTAATTACTCACAAAGATAAAAACAATTTAGTGTGTggtttaatattaaataaacatcccatatacaataattatatggggggtatatcaaataaaaaggaaattctAAGAATACTAAGTAAATTATATctaaaaaagaaggaatttataaataatgaaataacgAACCATTTGGGGATAGACAAAAAGAAGAGTAGTACCATAAAGGAATCAGGCAATTGTAATCAGAATATCACAAGCGTGCATGAAACAAATAGAAACAGTGAACAGATAAGAGATATATATGATACGCATGGTAGAGCAGTGGAAGGGGAAAAGGTAATAACACCTCCCCTCGAACGTAGTAGCGGCTGTAGCAGTAATGGTCGTGCTAGGGATAGGAACCGCTGTGGAGGTAGTGATACTGGTAGTAGTGAACCCGGGGGGGACAGTCTCATTCTGGTGGAAAACAAAAGCACTGTAAAGAAAGAAGCgtatttagaaaaagaatTGGATATGGAGGGGAAGAAAGGTCCTAGGTACGATAAGGAAAAGAGCAGCAGTGATGGCGGAAGTGGCAGTGGTAGTGGCAGTGGTAGTGGCAGTGGTAGTGGCAGTGGTAGTGGCAGTGGAGAGGACTTCCCCACGTTGAAGGATTTACAAGAAATGTTTTTGAGGATACAATTTAGAAGTTCGTCAAAGCATTTTATGAACAAgcgaataaaaaaaaagagcaattTATTTGTAATGATGGATGAACATTTGCTTGATATTATTactcattatattataaaattgaataaGGTACCTTTATATTTACGATTTCTTCCATCATATAATATTGGCTCAATGACAGATATAAAgagtgaaataaaaaagctgCAAATgttaaatgaattttataaaatttattttgaaaaatataataaatggaaagtggttataataaataatcgtatacacatattcgataaggaaaaaaataagaagaaatTACAAAAGACTCCTTCCaaatatgatataatgaTGAAGAGTAACAGTAACGCGGATGTGGAGAAACTAACGGAAGAAGAAAAGGAACGAATTCACAGGAGGATACAAAAATTTAAGGAAACCAACAAGTTATGTGTGGATGAGGAGGAGGAAGATGAGAGTGGTGAAGAGGAGGGGGACAAGCTaaacgataaaaaaaaaataataataaaaaaaaataacagcAGGATTGACAGTTGCAGTAGTAGCACTACAAATAGAGGCAAGGATAGGGGTATACTTAGAAGAAGGGGAGGAGTTAGGGACAGCGGGTATCATATGTACGATGGCAAGTATGCCAAGGAAGAAGTGGATGAAGAGGATGAAACGGGTGAAGCGGATGAAACGGGTGAAGCGGATGAAGCGGATGAAGTGGAAGAATCGGATGAAGCAGATGAAGAGGAAGAATCGGATGAAGTGGACGATGCGGATGAAGTAGACGAAGTAGACGAAGTGGATGAGATGGACGAAGCAAACGAAGATGGCGATGATGGGGGAGGGAGCGAATACGAGCAGAAAGGACAAAACAGGAGAGATGAAAAAACGGACACGTTGCAGGTTCGTGCAGAAAATGCACTAGAGGAAGAAACAACAACTGTTTTgaagaataagaaaaattttaaaaaattaaagaatgaattaaatataaaaagtaggAAAACCAAATCTAGTAAGATATCATCAATAAACAAAGTAAACATAAACCCAATGAATCAGAACTATATTGTAAGAAACCCTGTAAATTTATTCTGGCTAGGTGGACCTTTACCAGGACTTACCATATTACATAACATGAagaaattttcaaaaaatattgttgTAAATGATTTAATTTATGAAGGATATAACGAACATGTAGACACAAATTTACCTGAACAAAGCGACAGTATGAATATTGAAAATGATAAAGAGGATATAGTTCACTTAACAACTGATGCCAATTTTATGGAGTCGACGAATGACAACAACAGTATGTGCAAAAAGACGCAAGAATGGGGGGGGAAGAAGGAAGATCGATTAATAGCTTCAGATCGAATGGATTCTGATTTTGTTAGTGGTACGTACGACGGAGGTGTCTACAGCAGTACCATGTGCAGTGATAATGGAGTAGGAAGCAGTACTGCACGTAGTGATGGTACGTACAGTAATAACATTGATAATCTAAACACATATAGTAATAATCTCGATAGTAATAATCTCGATAGTAATAATCTCAATAGGAATGAGCTATATAGGAATGAGCTATATAGGAATAATCTCGATAGTAATAATCTCGATAGTAATAATCTCAATAGGAATAACCTCAATAGGAATAACCTCAATAGGAATAACCTCAATAGGAATAACCTCAATAGGAATAACCTCGATGAAAATACCCCGCGCAATGGTAAAAATGTTTGCGagaaaaagttaataaaGAGATTCATCGGAAAAGCCACTTGGGAGTTAGATCAACTTATGGAGGAAGTGAACAACGACTACTGGATAGCTTTAAATTGTGAAAATAAGGAGTTActatcaaaaataatttttaactcaacaaatgatttttataataatgtaaccAATGACAGTAGCGGTACGCCGTGTAGCCTTTCCTATGCCTACAAAGGGGAGCACATATGGGAGAAGATACTGGCTTCACTAAGTAATGACTATGAAAATATTTCGAAGATACCGCAGACAATGATAGATAGCGTTCTGAAGGATTTCAGGGGTGCCGACAGTGAGTAA